A stretch of DNA from Nitrospiria bacterium:
ACCTCCTTCTTGGAGGCCTCCTCCTGACGCAACGCCTCCTTGAGATCGGGCCGCCCTTTATAAGCCCGGCCGAGAAAATCTTCCAGAGTCCCCGCAACCTCTTGGTAGTTGAGGATGTCCTCCAGATCGTAGGGAGCCGGGTTTTCAACCCCCATGGCGTGGTTGAGACCGGCCTTCGCGTTTTGCAGGTCGTCGACGGCGCGGATCGACGCGATTTGCGCTTCGCTCAGGTTGGTCTTGGCCGTGACGACGTCGATCTTGGGACGCAGTCCTATTTCGTACCCCTTTTGCACCATCTCCAGGATTTTTCCCCGCCGCTTCACCGCCGCCTGATTCACAACAATCAGGCGCTGGGTGGCCAGAACGGCAAAGTAGGCTTGCTTGACGTCGAGGATCGCATCCAAGCGCGTCGCCTCCAGTCCCAACCCCGCCGCCTGCGACCGGGCCTCGCTCGCCTCGAGCGTCCAGGACCTTCGTCCAAAATCATACAGAACCTCGTTTAAGACAAGCCCTCCCAGAAAATTATTGGAAGGTTCCGCCGTTGTTCCTCCGGTTCTCGGAATGCCCGTCAGAGAGAGGTAGCTCGACTTGGTGCTGTCGTTGGACCCTTCCAGATCCTGGGCCAGTAGATGGATATCCGGATAATAGAGTGAATGCACAAACCCCACGCGGGCCTCCGCGGCGCGAACCGCACCCTGGGCCTGTTGGACGTCCGGCAGATTCTGAAGGGCCGCATCGACGGCCTGTTGCAGGGTGAGTTTTGACGCCTCCTGGGTCCGGGCCGTGGTGCAGGCCAGCAGCAGAATCGCAAGCGCAACGAAAACCGTTAAACGGCTCATTGATCCCCCCCTTCCTTCAAAATGGTTGGGTCGACTCCCTCGGCGCTTTGGACCGACGGCGGGTGGAAACGCCGACGCAGCCGTTCCTCCACAAGGGAGTAGATCGCGGGGACCACAAAAAGGGTCAGAAACGTGGAAACCAGAAGACCTCCCACGACGGCGCGGGCCAATGGAGCGTTGGCCTCGCTGCCCACCTCCAACCCCAGCGCGAGGGGAAGGAGGCCGAAGACCGTGGCCAAAGCGGTCATCAGAATCGGCCGAAGCCGGACTCTCCCCGCACGGATGACCGCATCCGCAGGGGACATGCCCTGCCGTTGAAGGAAATTCGCATAGTTGATCAAGAGCACCCCGTTGCTCACCACGATGCCGACCAACATGATCACCCCCATCAGGGACGTGGTTGAAATGGTGGTTCGGGTCAGAAAAAGAGTTACGAACACACCGGTCAACCCCAGGGGAACGGCCGCCATCACGATCAAGGGATGGATAAAGGAACGGAACTGCGATCCCAGGACCATGTAGATCAAAAGCACCGCCAACCCCATGGCAAAGAAGAGACTCTTGAAGGTTTTCTCCTGTTCCTCCATCTGCCCCCGGTAGGCCAGCCGGAAACCGGCGGGCAGATGGATCCCCGCGAGCGTTTTTTTAAGATCCGCCCCCACCGAACCGAGATCGCGGCCGGACGGGTTGGCCATCAGGTCGATCACCCGCTGCAGCCGCCGGTGATCGATCTGAACCGGCCCCGAATTCCTCTGGATATTGGCCACGGTCTTCAGAAAGACCGGCTCGCCGTGATTGATGAAAAAGATATTATTTTCCAGATCGTCGATGCCGCCTCGAAAGGGCTTCTGCAGGCGGGTCACGACGTAGTATTCGTTCCCGGTCGTCGGGTCGGTATAAATCGGGGCGCCGGAGAGGTCCCCGAAAATGGAGGAGAGCACCGCATGGGCCACCTCTCCCTCGGTGATGCCGAGCAGGGAAGCCTTCTCCCGGTCCACATTGATGTCGAACTCGGGATAATGCTCCTCCCGGCTGATCATGACATCGGACAATCCGGGCACGGTCTTCATTTTGGCGCTGATCTGCCGCGCGGTCTCGGCGGCGTCCGTCAGGTTGTATCCGCTCAGCTCCACATCGATGGGATTGTTGTAGCCGAAGTTCAGGATCTTCTTAACCACCCCGCCCGTATCGAACGAGATCAAAACCCCGGGCAAGGCCCGATTAAGCTTGGGCCGCAACAAATCGACATATTGCAGGACGCTTTTATCGCGTTGGTCCGGCTGAACCAAATAAACCTGAACGTAGCCGGAATGAGGACCGGTGTTGGTGCTGTAGAACGCCGATCGTCCCGATCGGGGCGAACCCATGTTGGAGAGAAGGGTCACGATCTGGTTTTTGGGGATGGTTTCCTGAACGATCTTTTCCACTTGCGCAACGGTCTTCTCGGTCTCTTCCAGGCGGGTTCCGATCCGATCCCGGACGATGATCCGGAACTGCCCTTCATCCGCCTCGGGAAAGAACTCCGTCCCGATAAACTTCAGCAGACCCAGAGAAAGGACAAAGACAAGAACGGCTCCGCCGATGAGGGGAACGCGGTGCGCCACGGCCCAGCGAACGCCGGATTCATAGCGCGCGTCCATGCGATCCAAAAGCGTTCGGACAAAATGCGTGATCCGCTTGAGAACGCCGTGACCTTGCCCTTCGAGGGATTCCGGCCGCATAAACCGTCCGGCCAAGGTGGGAATCACGGTCATCGAGATAAAATAAGACGCCCCCATGGCGGCCGAAGCGGTCAGGGCCAGGGGCATAAAGGTGTAACGGGCCACTCCCTGGATGAACACCACCGGCAGAAAGACGATCATAAACGTCATGGTGGCCGACAGCACCGGCAGCCCGACCTCGCGTGTCCCGGACAGGGCCGCCTCCATCGGACTTTCTCCGCGTTCCCGGTAGCGGTGGATGCTTTCCAAGACCACGATCGCGTTGTCGATCAGCGGTCCGATCGCCAGGGTCAATCCTCCGAGGGTAAAGCTGTTGAGCGTCTGACCGGTCATGTACAGAAAGATAAACGCCACGAAAATCGAGAGCGGGATCGAGACCGCGGAAAAAAGGGTCTCCTTGACGCTTCCCAGAAAGAGGAAGATGATCGCCAGGGCCAGGAACGACCCTTGAAAAGCTTCATGCTTCAGACTCTGAATGGCCTTTCGGATATAGATCGAGGTGTCGAAGGTCACATCCAGCTTGATACTGGGCGGGACGTTGTTCAGGTGGTGAATCGCCTCTTTGATCTCGTCGACGACCTGGACGGTGTTCGTTCCCGGCTGACGGTAGACATCGAGGTATACGCCGCGACGTCCGTTCACCCGGGAGACGTTCAGCTGAATCTGGTGACCGTCGACCACGTCTCCCACATCCTTGATCCGGATCGGGGTGTTGTTGGCCACCTTGACGACCACGTCCCGGATTTGACGGACAAACGGGATCTGGCTGTTGGTGAAGACGTTGTAATCCAGTCGACCCACTTTGATGTCGCCCGATTGGAAGATGAGGTCGCCCACCTGGACCGCCTTCTCCACATCCAGCACTGAAATTCCCCGCTCCCGCATCAGGTTGGGGTCGAGCTCCACGTCGATCTCCCGGATCTTCCCGCCCTTCACGCTGGCGGCGGACACTCCGGGAAGGGATTCGATCTGCGGCTCGATCGTGTTGAAGGCCAGATCGTACAGGTACTTTTCGTCGTAACCCTCCCCGTTCAACGTGATCGAACAGACCGGAATGTTGGAGATGTCGAACTTGACGATGAACGGCGGAAAGATCCCCTGGGGAAGATTTTTCATAACGGACCCGACCATCTGGGAGACTTC
This window harbors:
- a CDS encoding TolC family protein, with protein sequence MSRLTVFVALAILLLACTTARTQEASKLTLQQAVDAALQNLPDVQQAQGAVRAAEARVGFVHSLYYPDIHLLAQDLEGSNDSTKSSYLSLTGIPRTGGTTAEPSNNFLGGLVLNEVLYDFGRRSWTLEASEARSQAAGLGLEATRLDAILDVKQAYFAVLATQRLIVVNQAAVKRRGKILEMVQKGYEIGLRPKIDVVTAKTNLSEAQIASIRAVDDLQNAKAGLNHAMGVENPAPYDLEDILNYQEVAGTLEDFLGRAYKGRPDLKEALRQEEASKKEVEAVKSDYFPYVTASASVNALGSDAPLTTNWDAAVILDVPINWYRVRHEVSEARARLEQEDARVRAVRQRVTLDVEGAYNDMVSAKDGIPAAQQSLDAAKERLEIAEGRYKVGQGNIIELTDAQTFLTNADAEYVRALYDYNRSTTRLERAIGAPLTR
- a CDS encoding efflux RND transporter permease subunit codes for the protein MFLTQGSLKNPVAIFFLSVAIVLLGSISLDELPIDLFPNISVPVIMVGTLYPGANPSDVERAVSYIIERAVSGVSNLDYVSSTNKQGLSIVRVWFKWGADINAAELEVSQMVGSVMKNLPQGIFPPFIVKFDISNIPVCSITLNGEGYDEKYLYDLAFNTIEPQIESLPGVSAASVKGGKIREIDVELDPNLMRERGISVLDVEKAVQVGDLIFQSGDIKVGRLDYNVFTNSQIPFVRQIRDVVVKVANNTPIRIKDVGDVVDGHQIQLNVSRVNGRRGVYLDVYRQPGTNTVQVVDEIKEAIHHLNNVPPSIKLDVTFDTSIYIRKAIQSLKHEAFQGSFLALAIIFLFLGSVKETLFSAVSIPLSIFVAFIFLYMTGQTLNSFTLGGLTLAIGPLIDNAIVVLESIHRYRERGESPMEAALSGTREVGLPVLSATMTFMIVFLPVVFIQGVARYTFMPLALTASAAMGASYFISMTVIPTLAGRFMRPESLEGQGHGVLKRITHFVRTLLDRMDARYESGVRWAVAHRVPLIGGAVLVFVLSLGLLKFIGTEFFPEADEGQFRIIVRDRIGTRLEETEKTVAQVEKIVQETIPKNQIVTLLSNMGSPRSGRSAFYSTNTGPHSGYVQVYLVQPDQRDKSVLQYVDLLRPKLNRALPGVLISFDTGGVVKKILNFGYNNPIDVELSGYNLTDAAETARQISAKMKTVPGLSDVMISREEHYPEFDINVDREKASLLGITEGEVAHAVLSSIFGDLSGAPIYTDPTTGNEYYVVTRLQKPFRGGIDDLENNIFFINHGEPVFLKTVANIQRNSGPVQIDHRRLQRVIDLMANPSGRDLGSVGADLKKTLAGIHLPAGFRLAYRGQMEEQEKTFKSLFFAMGLAVLLIYMVLGSQFRSFIHPLIVMAAVPLGLTGVFVTLFLTRTTISTTSLMGVIMLVGIVVSNGVLLINYANFLQRQGMSPADAVIRAGRVRLRPILMTALATVFGLLPLALGLEVGSEANAPLARAVVGGLLVSTFLTLFVVPAIYSLVEERLRRRFHPPSVQSAEGVDPTILKEGGDQ